One segment of Anopheles stephensi strain Indian chromosome 3, UCI_ANSTEP_V1.0, whole genome shotgun sequence DNA contains the following:
- the LOC118509865 gene encoding uncharacterized protein LOC118509865, with amino-acid sequence MSTRKSASSLLPGTKPTTSSHRSVLQGTKNFVWNREEISSNLPYHNHNYEIPYNKPPNEVNFMGGLGSKKPNFRSKLHPQRFSTVQKLMRMRTSNRILETLTEDLRNVNLCRHRGDQRRKAKNVTEFIRKMTDELQTAGNIEHSTPSDQSDVLRCTVRKKLTNDDYREMIKRLDKILLEDDRPSAGQNVSFRDWAMRERYNFQNRSNIEMMKRERETLESELCSSVDTRSHEYISNEGRRVTKVRRSTKIPHVEGHMYGPFTRLPVEDPLLENETKFGIPLSLLVRSYREMDTKKEGERNLIDTRLSHMRIPLCPKSSDSSEDEDQMEEVKILSFLRTPYFPIPTIKRQKKRRKDRLRSRWLQKNRLKRITMLLYDRSLENMRAGRRKKGKRADGSASASRASSSGRSRSERKVSGTKEPAEVQKAVVSEKRQRYYRFIEDKSQQYRRMYDESLQQRMTSFQDFKASETASDDNRSETSRKKAKLQGLRLEEPKPAAEKLELTFPPNRFKSLSKSDTRKGAFYIDPEFYDKMRDFKRYKQRSKYYTSLMRSRPDVRQRLQVNAPEFEEEQLGAATKYYSRLATEWDNYYIHELRYRPRVRKFCPKTDILNMRDQRRKVFLQYFIEENLLQRRARQSLERQYANWIKNFCKRIRPQFKVWKEEAYSKLVAATDQEKEATQESVRLRALLQNRQNRMDSITERILLLEQRWTKVMQIRNYYYLLMDSQWRLENDFFHRAPDGSLYTVSESIRNCKSIFIRTEGSNIGTEIARFYLEKTFPELERLPGCEPDVVLLQRGLTQLNLRTIDLINKYNQKLMVFSKIDYHYKEVLEQFPRYFTNHHDLLNLYGAKMESIQSKNDKLKTEFYDLLGEPLKLSVYNKIMRITTSAVGQLYLFVRKLQHRQVEIVEISAKDKLSAIHQHIMDLLSELDLLPLDVLKEAEKEARKNRKTLFREANEAYKRKMVLDLLRKQLRFHVRK; translated from the exons ATGTCCACAAGAAAAAGTGCTAGTTCGCTCCTGCCGGGAACAAAACCCACTACATCCAGCCACCGTTCTGTGTTGCAG GGAACGAAAAACTTCGTCTGGAACCGGGAGGAGATATCGTCCAACTTGCCCTACCACAACCACAACTATGAGATCCCGTACAATAAGCCTCCGAACGAGGTTAACTTCATGGGTGGACTCGGTAGTAAGAAGCCTAATTTTCGCTCCAAGCTACATCCGCAACGTTTCTCGACCGTGCAGAAGCTGATGCGAATGCGTACCTCCAACCGTATTCTGGAAACGTTGACCGAGGATCTGCGCAATGTGAATCTCTGCCGGCATCGGGGTGACCAGCGTCGGAAGGCTAAGAATGTGACCGAGTTTATACGAAAAATGACGGACGAGCTGCAGACGGCGGGTAATATTGAGCATTCAACGCCATCCGATCAGTCGGACGTGCTGCGGTGTACGGTGCGTAAAAAGTTGACCAACGATGATTATCGCGAGATGATCAAGCGGTTGGACAAGATACTGCTGGAGGATGATCGACCGTCCGCTGGGCAGAATGTTTCCTTTCGCGATTGGGCAATGCGGGAGCGGTACAACTTTCAGAACCGCAGCAACATCGAGATGATGAAGCGTGAACGGGAAACGCTGGAATCGGAACTGTGCTCCTCGGTTGACACACGCTCGCACGAGTACATTTCGAACGAGGGCCGCCGGGTGACGAAGGTGCGCCGGTCGACCAAGATCCCGCACGTGGAGGGCCACATGTACGGGCCGTTTACGCGGCTGCCGGTGGAGGATCCGCTGCTGGAGAACGAAACAAAGTTCGGCATTCCGCTGAGCCTGCTGGTACGGTCGTACCGCGAGATGGACACCAAGAAGGAAGGTGAGCGTAACCTAATCGATACCCGCCTGTCTCACATGAGGATTCCGTTGTGTCCGAAAAGCAGCGACTCCTCCGAGGACGAGGACCAGATGGAGGAGGTCAAGATCCTTTCCTTCCTGCGGACACCCTACTTTCCCATACCGACGATAAAGCGACAGAAGAAGCGGCGCAAGGATCGGTTGCGCAGCCGGTGGTTGCAGAAGAACCGGCTCAAGCGCATCACCATGCTGCTGTACGATCGATCCTTGGAGAATATGCGCGCCGGGCGGAGGAAGAAGGGCAAGCGCGCTGACGGGAGTGCGAGTGCGTCGCGAGCTTCTAGCAGTGGCCGGTCGCGTTCGGAACGCAAGGTGTCTGGGACGAAGGAACCGGCCGAGGTGCAGAAGGCTGTTGTGAGCGAGAAGCGGCAGCGGTACTATCGGTTTATAGAGGACAAGTCGCAGCAGTATCGCCGGATGTACGATGAAAGTTTGCAGCAGCGTATGACTAGTTTTCAGGACTTTAAAGCCAGCGAAACGGCGTCGGATGATAATCGGTCGGAGACTAGTAGGAAGAAGGCGAAGCTGCAGGGACTTCGGCTGGAGGAGCCGAAACCGGCGGCTGAAAAGCTGGAACTAACATTTCCACCAAACCGGTTCAAGAGCCTCTCTAAGAGCGATACTCGGAAAGGGGCGTTCTACATTGATCCGGAGTTCTACGACAAGATGCGCGATTTTAAGCGAT ACAAGCAACGCTCGAAATACTACACCAGCCTGATGCGTTCCCGGCCAGACGTCCGCCAGCGGTTGCAAGTGAACGCACCGGAGTTCGAGGAGGAGCAGCTGGGCGCGGCCACCAAGTATTACAGCCGCCTCGCCACCGAATGGGATAACTACTACATTCACGAGCTGCGCTATCGTCCCCGGGTGCGCAAGTTTTGTCCAAAGACGGACATTCTCAATATGCGCGACCAGCGTCGGAAGGTGTTCCTGCAGTACTTCATCGAGGAGAACCTGCTGCAGCGCCGTGCCCGACAAAGTTTGGAGCGTCAGTACGCGAACTGGATTAAAAACTTTTGCAAG CGCATCAGACCACAGTTCAAAGTTTGGAAAGAGGAGGCATACTCGAAGCTGGTGGCCGCCACTGACCAGGAGAAGGAAGCGACACAAGAATCGGTCCGGTTACGGGCGCTGCTTCAGAATCGTCAAAACAGGATGGATTCCATTACCGAGCGAATACTGCTGCTCGAACAACGGTGGACCAAGGTTATGCAAATTAGG AACTACTATTACTTACTGATGGATTCTCAATGGCGTCTGGAGAATGACTTCTTCCATCGGGCACCGGATGGATCGTTGTACACG GTGTCAGAAAGCATCAGGAACTGTAAATCCATCTTCATACGCACCGAGGGCAGCAATATCGGTACGGAAATAGCTCGCTTCTATCTGGAGAAAACGTTCCCCGAGCTGGAACGGTTGCCGGGCTGTGAGCCGgatgtggtgctgctgcagcgCGGCCTAACGCAACTGAACTTGCGAACGATCGATTTGATAAACAAATACAACCAGAAGCTGATGGTGTTTAGCAAGATTGACTACCACTACAAGGAGGTGCTGGAACAGTTTCCCCGCTACTTTACCAACCATCACGATCTGCTGAATCTGTACGGTGCCAAGATGGAGTCGATTCAGAGCAAAAATGATAAACTGAAGACCGAATTCTACGACCTGTTGGGAGAGCCGCTTAAGCTGTCTGTGTACAA TAAAATCATGCGCATCACCACATCCGCCGTCGGGCAGCTATATCTGTTCGTGCGCAAGCTACAACACCGGCAGGTTGAGATAGTGGAAATATCTGCCAAAGACAAACTGTCCGCCATACATCAACACATAATG gATCTTCTCTCCGAGCTGGATCTGTTGCCCCTCGATGTACTTAAGGAAGCGGAAAAGGAGGCTCGCAAGAATCGGAAAACACTGTTCCGAGAAGCAAATGAGGCGTACAAGCGCAAGATGGTGCTGGATCTGTTACGCAAGCAGCTTCGGTTCCATGtgagaaaataa